One window from the genome of Pseudomonas frederiksbergensis encodes:
- the recQ gene encoding DNA helicase RecQ, with the protein MLEQAQRVLKDIFGYDSFRGRQGAIIERVASGGDALVLMPTGGGKSLCFQVPALLRNGLAVVVSPLIALMDDQVATLEELGVAAASLNSTLSAEQQRDLAARIKRGEVKMLYLAPERLVQPRMLAFLQSLEIALFAIDEAHCVSQWGHDFRREYLQLGQLAELFPDVPRIALTATADKRTREEIVDRLHLRDAERFLSSFDRPNIFYRIVPKEQPRKQLLAFLAERRSDAGIVYCLSRKKVEEVAAFLSEQGFPALPYHAGLPNDLRAYHQKRFLNEEGLIMVATVAFGMGIDKPNVRFVAHLDLPKSMEAYYQETGRAGRDGLPADAWMAYGLQDVVMLKQMLQNSEGDERHKRLEQHKLDAMLSLCEETRCRRQTLLAYFDEDMPQPCGHCDNCVDGVETWDATEPARQALSAIYRTGQRYGVGHLVDVLLGKDNEKVRSFGHQHLSVFGVGKARSESEWRSLFRQLVARGLADIDLEGYGGLRLSATCRPLLKGEVTLQLRRDLKPATAVKSSKSQASQLVRGEERDQWEALRALRRKLAEEHGVPPYVIFPDSTLLEMLRSQPTSLAEMARVSGVGARKLERYGEAFLQVLGGEAETPPAVADVRHELITLARAGMTPLQIAGQLQCSEKNVYTMLAEAIGEQQLSLEQALDLPEELMGEVQDAFLDGEGELPPVSEVAALFVGRVPEGVLYCVRAALQSEFEV; encoded by the coding sequence ATGCTCGAACAGGCTCAACGCGTTCTCAAGGACATCTTCGGCTACGACAGTTTCCGTGGTCGCCAGGGTGCCATTATTGAGCGCGTGGCCAGCGGTGGCGATGCCCTGGTGCTCATGCCCACCGGCGGCGGCAAGTCGCTGTGCTTCCAGGTACCGGCGCTGCTGCGCAACGGCCTGGCGGTGGTGGTTTCGCCGCTGATCGCCTTGATGGATGACCAGGTCGCCACCCTGGAAGAACTGGGGGTCGCCGCCGCGTCGCTGAATTCCACCTTGAGCGCCGAGCAGCAGCGGGACCTGGCGGCACGCATCAAGCGTGGCGAGGTGAAAATGCTCTACCTGGCGCCGGAGCGCCTTGTACAGCCGCGCATGCTGGCGTTCTTGCAAAGCCTGGAAATCGCCCTGTTCGCCATCGACGAAGCCCACTGCGTGTCCCAATGGGGCCACGACTTCCGTCGCGAATACTTGCAGCTGGGACAGCTGGCCGAGCTGTTCCCCGATGTCCCGCGCATTGCGCTGACCGCCACCGCCGACAAGCGTACCCGCGAAGAAATCGTCGACCGCCTGCATCTGCGGGACGCCGAGCGGTTCCTCTCCAGCTTCGACCGTCCGAATATTTTCTATCGCATCGTGCCCAAGGAGCAGCCGCGCAAGCAATTGCTGGCATTCCTTGCCGAACGGCGTAGCGACGCGGGCATTGTTTATTGCCTGTCGCGCAAGAAGGTCGAGGAAGTGGCCGCGTTCCTCAGCGAACAAGGTTTCCCGGCATTGCCTTATCACGCGGGCCTGCCCAACGACCTGCGGGCCTATCACCAAAAGCGCTTCCTCAACGAAGAAGGCCTGATCATGGTGGCCACCGTGGCGTTCGGCATGGGCATCGACAAGCCCAACGTGCGTTTCGTCGCTCACCTTGACCTGCCCAAGTCCATGGAGGCCTATTACCAGGAAACCGGGCGTGCCGGCCGTGATGGCTTGCCCGCCGACGCCTGGATGGCCTACGGCCTGCAGGACGTGGTGATGCTCAAGCAAATGTTGCAGAACTCCGAGGGCGATGAGCGACACAAGCGCCTGGAGCAGCACAAGCTCGACGCCATGCTTTCGCTGTGCGAAGAAACCCGCTGCCGTCGCCAGACCTTGCTCGCCTATTTCGACGAAGACATGCCCCAGCCGTGCGGCCATTGCGACAATTGCGTCGACGGCGTGGAAACCTGGGACGCCACCGAACCGGCCCGACAGGCGCTTTCGGCGATTTATCGCACGGGCCAGCGCTATGGCGTCGGGCATCTGGTGGACGTGCTGTTGGGCAAGGACAACGAGAAAGTCCGCAGCTTCGGCCACCAGCACCTGTCGGTGTTCGGCGTGGGCAAGGCCCGCAGCGAGAGCGAATGGCGTTCGTTGTTCCGACAGTTGGTGGCGCGCGGCCTGGCGGACATCGACCTGGAAGGCTACGGTGGCCTGCGCCTGAGCGCGACCTGCCGACCCCTGCTCAAGGGCGAAGTCACCCTGCAATTGCGCCGCGACCTCAAGCCGGCGACAGCGGTCAAGAGCAGCAAGAGCCAGGCCAGCCAACTGGTGCGCGGCGAAGAGCGCGATCAATGGGAAGCCTTGCGTGCCCTGCGGCGCAAGCTGGCCGAGGAACACGGTGTTCCACCCTACGTCATCTTCCCTGACTCAACCTTGCTGGAGATGCTCCGCAGCCAACCGACTTCCCTGGCGGAAATGGCCCGGGTCAGTGGCGTCGGCGCGCGCAAGCTCGAGCGTTATGGCGAGGCCTTCCTCCAGGTGCTGGGCGGCGAAGCCGAGACACCGCCAGCGGTGGCCGATGTGCGCCACGAACTCATCACCCTGGCCCGGGCAGGCATGACCCCACTGCAGATTGCCGGCCAATTGCAATGTTCGGAAAAAAACGTCTACACGATGCTGGCCGAGGCCATTGGTGAACAGCAGCTGTCCTTGGAACAGGCTTTGGATCTGCCGGAAGAGTTGATGGGCGAAGTACAGGATGCGTTTCTCGACGGTGAAGGCGAGTTGCCTCCCGTATCAGAAGTTGCCGCATTGTTTGTCGGACGTGTCCCAGAGGGCGTCTTGTATTGCGTCAGGGCCGCACTGCAATCGGAATTCGAAGTCTGA
- a CDS encoding YecA family protein, producing the protein MSFAEQLTRLQVFLDADELHEEALDYVAAHGYLTALSICSEAVPDREWIDALFAEEPHYSNEAQRAEIEATLVGLKAHIARQLASDEEFELPCELDLGDDPDDSELRGWCIGFMEGVFLREAAWFETAEEEVSEMLLPIMVGSGLFDEQPEFSDIAADANLMDDMIVQIPEALTALYLLCNAPDEKPAILKPRHH; encoded by the coding sequence ATGTCCTTCGCTGAGCAACTGACCCGCCTGCAAGTCTTCCTCGACGCCGATGAGCTGCACGAAGAGGCGCTGGACTACGTGGCCGCTCATGGCTATCTGACCGCCCTGTCGATCTGCTCCGAAGCGGTGCCGGACCGTGAATGGATCGACGCCCTGTTCGCCGAAGAACCGCATTACAGCAACGAAGCCCAGCGGGCCGAAATCGAAGCCACACTGGTCGGCCTCAAGGCCCACATCGCCCGTCAGTTGGCCTCCGATGAGGAATTCGAGCTGCCGTGCGAACTGGACCTGGGCGATGACCCGGACGATTCGGAACTGCGTGGCTGGTGCATCGGTTTCATGGAAGGCGTATTCCTGCGCGAAGCCGCCTGGTTCGAAACCGCCGAGGAAGAAGTCAGCGAAATGCTGCTGCCGATCATGGTGGGTTCCGGCCTGTTCGACGAGCAACCGGAGTTTTCCGACATCGCCGCCGACGCGAACCTGATGGACGACATGATCGTGCAGATTCCCGAAGCGCTGACGGCCCTGTACCTGCTGTGCAATGCCCCGGACGAGAAACCGGCGATCCTCAAGCCTCGCCACCACTGA
- a CDS encoding YbaN family protein → MPAPIGKRPLILRYALLAIGWLSVVLGVIGIFVPVLPTTPFLLLAAACFARSSPRFYHWLVTHPRLGPWISDYLSGNGIPLKGKVYAIGLMWASILLSCYLVPLPWARGFMLTSAVLVTIYILRQKTLRKS, encoded by the coding sequence GTGCCCGCCCCCATCGGCAAGCGCCCGCTGATCCTGCGTTACGCTCTGCTGGCCATCGGCTGGCTGAGCGTGGTGCTGGGGGTCATTGGCATCTTCGTACCCGTCCTGCCCACCACCCCCTTCCTCCTCTTGGCCGCCGCCTGCTTCGCCCGCAGTTCGCCGCGCTTCTACCACTGGCTGGTAACACACCCCCGCCTCGGCCCATGGATCAGTGACTACCTCAGCGGTAATGGCATTCCGCTCAAGGGCAAGGTCTACGCCATCGGGTTGATGTGGGCGAGCATCCTGCTGTCCTGCTACCTGGTGCCGCTGCCATGGGCCCGCGGGTTCATGCTGACCAGTGCTGTGCTGGTGACGATCTATATCCTCAGGCAGAAGACGCTGCGTAAGTCTTGA
- a CDS encoding retention module-containing protein, translating to MAALIGTVSKVVGQVFAQDAGGLRRPLVEGDRLYAGEHLVTGAEGAVAVHLQNGHELTLGRGSDLTLTPQLLADQQAPRVDTPQTPTPSEAQLTDVQQLQQAIAAGADPTQAGEATAAGAEGGNPGAVGGGHSFVLLEEVGGQVDPLIGFPTAGFNGIPEFPQLELAADPDGDGDGDDASVPPVIPETPDSPVTLGGLTVDDGELTANESNLADGTASNPGALVRSGTFSVSAPDGLSSLSIGGISVITGGVPAGFPQSITSPLGNTLTITGYDPATGVVSYSYTLTDNETHPAGGGANTISEQFPVVAIDSDGDTANASLDVNITDDVPEAIDDSHASTASQTLVTLTGNVLPNDHQGADRIPTGPDSGPIIGGTFTGTYGTLVLNPNGTYTYTLNTSDPQFVALHGGGNGTETFTYTLTDADGDTSTANLVLQVHNNDDPVIIDGLDTEGGELTVQEKNLDDGSSPDASALTQSGTFTVTALDGVQTLSVGGITVVSGGVTAGFPQSITTALGNTLTVTGFNAATGVVSYSYTLLDNEAHPNANGANSLGEQFAVVVTDDNGTTANGNLDVSIVDDVPNAVDDSNAGTASESNLTLTGSVLPNDSQGADQVASGPITPGTFTGTYGTLVLNADGSYTYTLNASDTDFKGLNGGGNGTETFTYTLTDADGDTSTANLVLQVHNNDDPVIIDGLDTEGGELTVQEKNLDDGSSPDTSAQMQSGTFTVTALDGVQTLSVGGITVVSGGVTAGFPQSITTALGNTLTVTGFNAATGVVSYSYTLLDNEAHPNANGANSLGEQFAVVVTDDNGTTANGNLDVNIVDDLPTARADSASVEEGGTVSGNVLNNDEGGADGPAASGAVIGVRAGSDTSTSAIGGLNSQINGTYGYLTLDANGNAVYHSNPNAVSAPGATDVFTYTVRDADGDESTTTITIDVHNCRLVAAPDDEISVHESALDLNQDGQDLAPGTVVGSLPDATRETASGSLLDSVTGAVGAVTFALVGNATGAHGQLLLNPDGSYTYTLTSPATTTPAANDGPNELSESFTYQATDSLGNTVTSTIVITIVDDVPKAHCDTAAVVEGGTVSGNVLHNDVLGADGGTVIGVRAGNDTSSSANGGLNTQINGTYGYLTLDASGNAVYHSYPGSVGEAGATDVFTYTVRDGDGDESTTTITIDVHNSCLVAETDHDITVYEKALDLKQDGQDLAPGTATGSEPGSTSETASGSLVGSVTGATGAVTFALVGDATGAHGQLLLNPDGSYTYTLTSPATTSPHANDGPNVLTESFTYQATDALGNSTTGNLVVSIVDDVPKAVASERSVTATEIDSNLLIVLDVSGSMKDPSGVPGLSRMDLAKQAINALLDKYDDMGDVKVQLVTFSGSATAQSPVWVDVATAKTLIAALNAHGDTNYDAAVAMAQTSFATSGKLTDAQNVGYFFSDGKPTLGEIDSADEAAWKAFLEANDIKNYAIGLGSGARNINLDPLAYDGSTHTDTNAVVVTDLNQLNSVLSGTVQGVPVTGSLFGEGGSFGADGGFVKSLVVDGTTYSYNPDANGGHGALTASGGVNHGSFNTATNTVSIATGHDGTLLVNLDTGAFSYTSQTNTGTLITENIGYTLSDNDGDLASSNLVIKVQPNSPPVAVDDNIITNVLSGNIVVPGELLLGNDSDANGDPLTASPTSFNTGWIAKGADFTGSTGTASFAGNNVQSINLNRSAFVANAASMTAVLVVSGALGSVSNSNTNDEDRLNISLKQGETLTLDHNLAAGRIAMEYSFNGGPFIAISDGASFTAAATGNYQIHVINIPNPGNGSENYQLTMTVNYAGAQDSTADFHGTYTASDNHGGSDSAGVGISYQAGHTLTGTAGDDVLLAGNGDNVLNAGDGDDILATGTGNNTLHGEAGNDLLYSGAGNDLLDGGTGNDTASYAHATAGVTVNLGLLAAQNTLGAGIDTLAGIENLVGSNFNDTLTGDSAGNRIDGGLGHDVLNGGGGDDLLIGGLGNNTLTGGSGADTFQWQAGNSGHDVITDFTPGLDKLDLSQLLLGENGSAASLDDYLHFTVTGTGASVITSIDVSSTAGATPNQTIDLAGVDLASHYGVTPGSGGMIGGADTATIIIGMLNDHSLKVDTV from the coding sequence CGTGCAGCAACTGCAGCAAGCCATCGCCGCTGGCGCCGACCCGACCCAGGCTGGCGAGGCCACGGCTGCCGGGGCCGAGGGCGGCAACCCGGGCGCGGTAGGCGGCGGGCACAGTTTTGTGTTGCTGGAAGAAGTCGGTGGGCAGGTCGACCCACTGATCGGCTTCCCGACCGCCGGGTTCAATGGCATACCGGAGTTCCCGCAGTTGGAGCTGGCGGCCGACCCGGATGGCGATGGCGACGGCGACGACGCAAGCGTACCTCCGGTGATTCCTGAAACCCCCGACAGCCCCGTCACCCTCGGTGGCCTGACCGTGGACGACGGTGAACTGACCGCCAACGAATCCAACCTTGCCGACGGCACCGCCAGCAATCCCGGTGCGTTGGTGCGAAGCGGCACCTTCAGCGTGTCGGCGCCCGACGGCCTGAGCAGCTTGAGCATCGGCGGCATCAGCGTTATCACCGGTGGCGTGCCCGCAGGGTTCCCGCAGTCCATCACGTCGCCCTTGGGCAATACGCTGACGATCACTGGATACGACCCGGCCACCGGCGTCGTCAGCTACAGCTACACCCTGACCGACAACGAAACGCATCCGGCGGGCGGCGGTGCCAACACCATCAGCGAACAATTTCCGGTGGTGGCCATCGACAGCGACGGTGATACCGCGAACGCAAGCCTGGACGTCAACATCACCGACGACGTTCCCGAGGCGATCGACGACAGCCACGCCAGCACAGCGTCGCAAACCCTTGTCACGCTCACTGGCAATGTCTTGCCCAACGATCACCAAGGCGCCGACCGCATTCCCACCGGCCCTGACAGCGGGCCGATCATTGGCGGCACGTTCACTGGCACTTACGGCACCCTGGTCCTCAATCCCAACGGCACCTACACCTACACGCTGAACACCAGCGATCCACAGTTCGTCGCGTTGCACGGCGGCGGCAACGGCACGGAAACCTTTACCTACACCTTGACCGACGCCGATGGCGACACCAGCACCGCGAACCTGGTGTTGCAGGTTCATAACAATGACGACCCGGTGATCATCGACGGCCTGGACACCGAAGGCGGTGAACTCACCGTCCAGGAAAAAAACCTCGACGACGGCAGCAGTCCGGACGCCTCCGCGCTGACGCAAAGCGGCACCTTCACCGTGACCGCGCTGGACGGCGTGCAGACCCTGAGCGTCGGCGGCATTACCGTGGTCAGCGGCGGGGTGACGGCGGGTTTTCCACAATCGATCACCACCGCGTTGGGCAACACCCTGACCGTGACCGGCTTCAACGCCGCCACGGGCGTGGTCAGCTACAGCTACACCTTGCTCGACAACGAAGCTCATCCCAACGCCAATGGCGCCAACAGCCTGGGCGAGCAATTCGCCGTAGTGGTCACCGACGATAACGGCACCACGGCCAACGGCAATCTGGATGTGAGCATTGTCGATGACGTGCCCAACGCCGTGGACGACAGCAACGCCGGCACCGCGTCGGAAAGCAACCTGACCCTCACCGGCAGCGTGCTGCCCAACGACAGCCAAGGCGCCGATCAGGTGGCGTCCGGTCCGATCACTCCCGGCACGTTCACCGGCACCTACGGCACCCTGGTGCTCAACGCCGACGGTTCCTACACCTACACGCTCAACGCGTCCGATACCGATTTCAAAGGCCTGAACGGCGGCGGCAACGGCACGGAAACCTTCACCTACACCTTGACCGACGCCGATGGCGACACCAGCACCGCGAACCTGGTGTTGCAGGTTCATAACAATGACGACCCGGTGATCATCGACGGCCTGGACACCGAAGGCGGTGAACTCACCGTTCAGGAAAAAAACCTCGACGACGGCAGCAGCCCGGACACCTCGGCGCAGATGCAAAGCGGCACCTTCACCGTGACCGCGCTGGACGGCGTGCAGACCCTGAGCGTCGGCGGCATTACCGTGGTCAGCGGCGGGGTGACGGCAGGTTTTCCACAATCGATCACCACGGCGCTGGGCAACACCCTCACCGTGACCGGCTTCAACGCCGCCACGGGCGTGGTCAGCTACAGCTACACCTTGCTCGACAACGAAGCTCATCCCAACGCCAATGGCGCCAACAGCCTGGGCGAGCAATTCGCCGTAGTGGTCACTGACGATAACGGCACCACGGCCAACGGCAATCTGGACGTGAACATCGTTGATGACCTGCCTACTGCCCGCGCTGACTCCGCCTCGGTGGAAGAGGGCGGGACGGTCAGCGGAAACGTCCTCAATAATGATGAGGGCGGTGCCGATGGACCTGCGGCGAGCGGCGCGGTGATAGGTGTTCGCGCCGGCAGCGATACCTCGACCTCGGCCATCGGCGGCCTCAATAGCCAGATCAACGGCACCTACGGCTACCTGACCCTGGACGCCAACGGCAACGCTGTCTACCACAGCAACCCGAACGCCGTCAGCGCACCGGGCGCCACCGACGTGTTCACCTACACCGTGCGCGACGCCGATGGGGATGAAAGCACCACCACCATCACCATTGATGTGCACAACTGCCGCCTGGTCGCCGCACCGGACGATGAAATCAGCGTGCACGAAAGCGCGCTCGACCTGAACCAGGATGGCCAGGACCTGGCGCCTGGCACCGTCGTCGGCAGCCTGCCGGACGCCACTCGCGAAACCGCCAGCGGCAGCCTGCTCGACTCGGTGACCGGTGCCGTCGGCGCCGTCACCTTCGCCCTGGTCGGCAATGCCACCGGCGCCCACGGTCAATTGCTGCTCAACCCGGACGGCTCCTACACTTACACGCTGACGTCGCCCGCCACGACAACGCCCGCCGCCAACGACGGCCCGAATGAGCTGAGCGAAAGCTTCACCTACCAAGCCACGGATTCACTCGGCAACACCGTCACCAGCACCATCGTCATCACGATCGTCGACGACGTACCCAAGGCACATTGCGATACCGCCGCAGTGGTGGAGGGCGGGACGGTCAGCGGCAACGTGTTGCACAACGACGTGCTCGGCGCCGACGGTGGCACTGTGATTGGCGTGCGTGCCGGCAATGACACCTCAAGTTCGGCCAATGGCGGCTTGAATACGCAGATCAACGGCACTTATGGCTACCTGACCCTGGATGCCAGCGGCAACGCGGTTTACCACAGCTATCCAGGTTCCGTCGGCGAGGCGGGTGCCACTGACGTGTTCACCTACACCGTGCGCGACGGTGACGGTGATGAAAGCACCACCACCATCACCATCGATGTGCACAACAGCTGCCTGGTTGCCGAGACCGACCATGACATCACCGTTTACGAAAAGGCCCTGGACCTGAAACAGGACGGCCAGGACCTGGCGCCCGGCACCGCGACCGGCAGCGAGCCGGGTTCCACCAGCGAAACCGCCAGCGGCTCCCTGGTCGGCTCGGTCACTGGTGCAACCGGAGCCGTCACGTTCGCCTTGGTGGGTGACGCCACTGGCGCCCATGGTCAACTGCTGCTCAATCCCGACGGGTCCTACACCTATACGCTGACTTCTCCTGCGACAACCTCACCCCATGCCAACGATGGCCCGAACGTATTGACGGAGAGCTTCACTTACCAGGCCACTGACGCCCTGGGCAACAGCACCACGGGCAACCTGGTGGTGAGCATCGTCGATGACGTACCCAAGGCTGTCGCGTCCGAGCGTTCGGTGACGGCGACCGAGATCGATTCGAACCTGCTCATCGTGCTCGACGTCTCCGGCAGCATGAAAGACCCCTCCGGCGTGCCTGGGCTCTCGCGAATGGACCTGGCCAAGCAGGCAATCAACGCCTTGCTCGACAAATACGACGACATGGGCGATGTGAAGGTCCAGCTCGTGACCTTCAGCGGCAGCGCCACCGCCCAGAGCCCCGTGTGGGTGGACGTGGCAACTGCCAAGACCTTGATCGCCGCGCTGAATGCCCACGGTGACACCAACTACGACGCGGCCGTGGCGATGGCCCAGACATCGTTCGCAACCTCGGGCAAACTGACCGACGCCCAGAACGTCGGTTATTTCTTCTCCGACGGCAAACCGACCTTGGGCGAGATCGACTCGGCGGACGAAGCCGCGTGGAAAGCTTTCCTCGAAGCCAATGACATCAAGAACTATGCGATCGGCCTGGGCAGCGGCGCGAGAAACATCAACCTCGATCCGCTGGCCTACGACGGCAGCACGCATACCGACACCAACGCGGTGGTGGTCACCGACTTGAACCAACTCAACTCGGTGCTTTCCGGCACTGTGCAGGGCGTGCCGGTCACCGGCAGCCTGTTCGGCGAGGGAGGTTCGTTCGGCGCCGACGGTGGATTTGTCAAAAGCCTTGTGGTGGATGGCACGACCTACAGCTACAACCCGGACGCCAACGGTGGTCACGGCGCGCTGACTGCCAGCGGCGGGGTCAACCATGGCTCGTTCAACACGGCGACCAACACGGTGAGCATCGCCACCGGCCACGATGGCACGCTGCTGGTGAATCTCGATACCGGCGCGTTCAGCTACACCTCCCAGACCAACACGGGTACGTTGATCACCGAAAACATCGGCTACACCCTCAGCGACAACGACGGCGACCTGGCCAGCTCCAACCTGGTCATCAAGGTCCAACCCAACAGCCCTCCCGTGGCGGTCGATGACAACATCATCACCAACGTCCTGTCGGGCAACATTGTCGTCCCCGGTGAGCTGCTGCTGGGCAACGACAGCGACGCCAATGGCGACCCGCTCACCGCCTCGCCGACCAGCTTCAATACCGGCTGGATTGCCAAGGGGGCGGACTTCACCGGCAGCACCGGCACTGCTAGTTTCGCCGGCAATAACGTCCAGTCGATCAACCTCAACCGCAGCGCCTTCGTCGCCAACGCCGCGAGCATGACCGCAGTGCTGGTGGTCAGTGGCGCGCTGGGGTCCGTGTCGAACAGCAACACGAACGATGAAGACCGGCTAAACATCAGCCTGAAGCAGGGCGAAACCCTCACGCTGGACCACAACCTGGCGGCGGGTCGCATCGCCATGGAGTACTCCTTCAACGGCGGGCCGTTCATCGCGATCAGCGACGGCGCCTCGTTCACGGCGGCGGCGACCGGCAACTACCAGATTCATGTGATCAATATCCCGAATCCTGGCAATGGCTCGGAAAACTACCAACTGACCATGACCGTCAACTACGCGGGCGCCCAGGACAGCACGGCGGATTTCCACGGCACCTACACCGCCAGCGACAACCACGGCGGCAGCGACAGCGCCGGGGTAGGCATCAGCTATCAAGCAGGCCACACCCTCACGGGGACGGCGGGCGACGATGTGCTGCTGGCCGGCAACGGCGACAACGTGCTCAACGCTGGCGACGGCGATGACATTCTTGCCACCGGCACGGGCAACAACACCCTGCATGGCGAAGCGGGCAATGACTTGCTCTATAGCGGCGCCGGCAATGACCTGCTCGATGGCGGCACTGGCAACGACACCGCCAGCTACGCCCATGCCACTGCTGGCGTCACCGTGAACCTCGGCCTGCTCGCCGCGCAAAATACCCTGGGCGCCGGTATCGATACCCTGGCGGGCATCGAAAACCTCGTCGGCTCGAACTTCAACGACACGCTCACCGGCGACAGCGCGGGCAATCGCATTGACGGCGGGCTTGGCCATGACGTGCTTAACGGCGGGGGAGGCGACGACCTCCTGATCGGTGGCCTGGGCAACAACACCCTCACCGGTGGCAGTGGCGCCGACACCTTCCAATGGCAGGCGGGCAACAGCGGCCACGACGTCATCACTGACTTCACCCCGGGCCTCGACAAACTCGACTTGTCCCAACTGCTATTGGGCGAAAACGGCAGCGCCGCGTCCCTGGACGACTACCTGCACTTCACCGTCACGGGGACCGGTGCATCGGTCATTACCAGCATTGACGTCAGCAGCACCGCCGGCGCGACGCCGAACCAGACCATCGACCTGGCGGGCGTCGATCTTGCCAGCCATTACGGCGTCACGCCGGGATCGGGTGGGATGATTGGAGGGGCTGATACCGCGACGATCATCATTGGGATGTTGAATGATCATTCGTTGAAAGTGGATACGGTATGA